The sequence below is a genomic window from Desulfobulbus oligotrophicus.
TTGGGAAAGACATCGGGACGAGGTCATAAAGGTGCTCGTTCACGCTCAGGATACAAGATCCATCCTGGGTTTGAAGGCGGTCAGATGCCCTTGTACCGGCGGCTGCCCAAGCGTGGCTTTACTAACCTCTTTAAGAAAACGTACACCCTTGTCTCGCTCGATCAGCTTAACACCTTTGAAGCTGGCAGCGTTGTTAATACTGAGGCGCTCGTTGCAGCTGGAATTCTTGATAAAAATGGGCCCGTTAAAGTATTGGCGAATGGTGAGATAACCAAAGCACTGACAATAGAACTAGAAAAAATCAGCCATGG
It includes:
- the rplO gene encoding 50S ribosomal protein L15, coding for MLTLNNLVPAEGSRRPKKRVGRGPGSGLGKTSGRGHKGARSRSGYKIHPGFEGGQMPLYRRLPKRGFTNLFKKTYTLVSLDQLNTFEAGSVVNTEALVAAGILDKNGPVKVLANGEITKALTIELEKISHGAKEKIIAAGGVIKE